The following are from one region of the Bradyrhizobium septentrionale genome:
- a CDS encoding MFS transporter, translating into MDQNTPLDDRLAKPKSARVALNVLALCFVLSVLGRGLSDSFTVFLKPISENFGWDRASVVSVYSLAWLASGLAAPLVGRLFDRSGPRVVYALGLSLLGGAFLVASRAQQLWQFQLSVGLCVGFGTALIGNVSNSILLGRWFGPRLPTAMAVMYSAMGAGLLVLLPLSQVLIDRIGWRNAYQAFGVGALCLLVPLVLLPWRLLAGGSPHIVRKAETSLADEGWTLLGAMRHHAFWALFSTFFFTAVAMYALTAQIVAYLIDVGFPPLQAATAWGFSGVALFVGMLGVSTLDGIIGRRPSVLFSYGVSILGIILLWLLQWHPNYWLLTGFIICFGSMIGSRGPLITATALKIFRGERVGTIYGTIMIGSGLGSGLGSWGGGLIHDWTHSYNPLIAFALVNVVLGLIPFLVVPALRR; encoded by the coding sequence ATGGACCAGAACACCCCCCTCGACGACAGGCTCGCGAAGCCGAAATCCGCGCGCGTTGCACTGAACGTGCTGGCGCTGTGCTTCGTGCTGTCGGTGCTCGGGCGCGGCCTTAGCGACAGTTTTACGGTGTTCCTGAAACCGATCTCGGAAAACTTCGGCTGGGATCGCGCCTCGGTGGTGTCGGTCTATTCGCTCGCATGGCTCGCCAGCGGTCTCGCCGCGCCGCTGGTCGGACGCCTGTTCGACCGCTCGGGCCCGCGCGTGGTCTATGCGCTCGGCCTCTCGCTGCTCGGCGGCGCCTTCCTGGTGGCGTCGCGCGCCCAGCAGCTCTGGCAATTCCAGCTCAGCGTCGGCCTCTGCGTCGGTTTCGGCACCGCGCTGATCGGCAACGTGTCGAACTCGATCCTGCTCGGCCGCTGGTTCGGGCCGCGGCTGCCGACCGCGATGGCGGTGATGTATTCGGCAATGGGTGCCGGCTTGCTGGTGCTGCTACCGCTGTCGCAGGTCCTGATCGACCGGATCGGCTGGCGCAACGCCTATCAGGCGTTCGGCGTCGGTGCGCTCTGCCTCCTTGTGCCGCTGGTGTTGCTGCCGTGGCGCCTGCTCGCAGGCGGATCGCCGCACATCGTCAGGAAGGCGGAGACCAGCCTGGCCGACGAAGGCTGGACGCTGCTCGGCGCGATGCGCCACCACGCCTTCTGGGCGCTGTTCTCCACCTTCTTCTTCACGGCGGTCGCGATGTATGCGCTGACGGCGCAGATCGTCGCCTATTTGATCGATGTCGGCTTCCCGCCGCTGCAGGCCGCAACGGCCTGGGGTTTCTCTGGTGTCGCGCTGTTCGTCGGCATGCTCGGCGTCTCCACGCTCGACGGCATCATCGGCCGCCGCCCCAGTGTGCTGTTCAGCTACGGCGTCTCGATCCTCGGCATCATCCTGCTCTGGCTGCTGCAGTGGCATCCGAACTACTGGCTGCTGACCGGCTTCATCATCTGCTTCGGCAGCATGATCGGCTCGCGCGGCCCGCTGATCACCGCGACCGCGCTAAAGATCTTCCGCGGCGAGCGCGTCGGCACCATCTACGGCACCATCATGATCGGCAGCGGTCTCGGCTCCGGCCTCGGCTCATGGGGCGGCGGCCTGATCCACGACTGGACCCATAGCTACAATCCGCTGATCGCCTTCGCGTTGGTCAACGTGGTGCTCGGCCTGATTCCGTTCCTGGTTGTGCCGGCGCTGCGGCGCTAG
- the tyrS gene encoding tyrosine--tRNA ligase has protein sequence MTAFKSDFLNTLQERGFVHQCSDFEGLDALAAKGEATAYVGYDCTAPSLHIGNFLTMMMLYWLQQSGNKPITLMGGGTTMVGDPSGKDETRAMRTVAEIEANKASIRGVFAKVLRYGDGHSDAIMLDNAEWLTKLNWIEMLRDIGRHFSVNRMLTMDSVRLRLEREQEMSFIEFNYMVCQAYDFVELARRAGCRLQMGGSDQWGNIVNGVDLGRRMGSPQLFALTTPLLTTASGDKMGKTAKGAVWLNADQFSPYDFWQYWRNVEDADVVKFLKLFTILPMSEINKLAALGGSEINEAKKVLATEATALLHGRAAAAEAAETARRTFEEGALAETLPTVEIPRGEFEAGLGVLAAFVKAELVASNGEARRQIKGGGLRINDAAVTDEKMLLTSANLTPEGVVKLSLGKKRHVLLKPA, from the coding sequence ATGACTGCATTTAAATCGGATTTCCTGAATACTCTACAGGAACGCGGCTTCGTCCACCAGTGCTCCGATTTCGAGGGCCTCGACGCGCTTGCCGCGAAGGGCGAGGCGACCGCCTATGTCGGCTACGACTGCACCGCGCCGTCGCTGCACATCGGCAACTTCCTCACCATGATGATGCTGTACTGGCTGCAGCAAAGCGGCAACAAGCCGATCACGCTGATGGGCGGCGGCACCACGATGGTCGGCGACCCCTCTGGCAAGGACGAGACGCGCGCGATGCGCACGGTCGCGGAAATCGAAGCCAACAAGGCCTCAATCCGCGGCGTGTTCGCCAAGGTGCTGCGCTACGGCGACGGACATTCCGACGCCATCATGCTCGACAACGCCGAGTGGCTGACGAAATTGAACTGGATCGAGATGCTGCGCGACATCGGCCGGCACTTCTCGGTCAACCGCATGCTGACCATGGACTCGGTGCGGCTCCGGCTCGAGCGCGAGCAGGAGATGAGCTTCATCGAATTCAACTACATGGTCTGCCAGGCCTACGACTTCGTCGAGCTGGCGCGCCGCGCCGGCTGCCGGCTGCAGATGGGCGGCTCCGACCAGTGGGGCAACATCGTCAACGGCGTCGATCTCGGCCGCCGCATGGGCTCGCCGCAGCTGTTCGCGCTGACCACGCCGCTGCTCACCACCGCCTCCGGCGACAAGATGGGCAAGACCGCCAAGGGCGCGGTGTGGCTCAATGCCGACCAGTTCTCGCCGTACGACTTCTGGCAGTACTGGCGCAATGTCGAGGACGCCGACGTCGTCAAGTTTCTCAAGCTGTTCACGATCCTGCCGATGAGCGAGATCAACAAGCTTGCAGCGCTCGGCGGCAGCGAGATCAACGAGGCGAAGAAGGTGCTGGCGACCGAAGCCACCGCCCTGCTCCACGGCCGCGCCGCGGCCGCTGAGGCCGCCGAGACCGCGCGCCGCACCTTCGAGGAAGGCGCGCTGGCCGAGACCTTGCCGACGGTCGAAATTCCGCGCGGCGAATTTGAAGCGGGCCTCGGCGTGCTTGCCGCCTTCGTCAAGGCCGAGCTCGTCGCCTCCAACGGCGAAGCGCGCCGGCAGATCAAGGGCGGCGGACTGCGCATCAACGATGCCGCCGTCACCGACGAGAAGATGCTGCTGACGTCGGCCAATCTGACGCCCGAAGGCGTGGTGAAACTGTCGCTCGGCAAGAAGCGGCACGTGCTGCTGAAGCCTGCATAG
- a CDS encoding anhydro-N-acetylmuramic acid kinase, whose protein sequence is MMLTALGLMSGTSLDGVDVALIETDGRQIKAFGPSGYRPYTDGERSLLRQALTEAVHLSRRDARPGILRQAEQAVTTAHAEAVASFTAQNRISAQEIDIVGFHGQTVLHRPERKLTVQIGDALALAKAIHIPVMHDFRAADVEAGGQGAPFVPVYHRALAQSLNREGPIVVVNIGGVSNITYIDGADTLIACDTGPGNALLDDFMFRQMHQPFDTAGKFAALGKADEAWIAQALRLPFFTLPPPKSLDRNHFASLKLGAVAPADGAATLTAFTAAAIARVVPLLPKVPKSWIVSGGGASNLTMMRMLRERLAPAIVEPAEALGWAADAIEAQAFGFLAARGLKGLPLSYPATTGVPIPMTGGIIARP, encoded by the coding sequence ATGATGTTAACGGCACTCGGTCTGATGAGCGGCACCTCGCTCGACGGGGTCGACGTCGCACTGATCGAGACCGACGGCCGCCAGATCAAGGCCTTCGGACCCTCGGGCTATCGACCCTATACTGACGGCGAGCGCAGCCTGCTGCGCCAGGCGCTGACCGAGGCGGTTCATCTGTCGCGGCGTGACGCCCGGCCGGGGATCTTGCGGCAGGCCGAGCAGGCGGTCACCACGGCCCATGCCGAGGCGGTCGCCAGCTTCACGGCGCAGAACCGGATCTCCGCCCAGGAGATCGACATCGTCGGGTTCCATGGCCAGACCGTGCTGCATCGCCCGGAGCGGAAGCTGACGGTGCAGATCGGTGATGCCCTGGCGCTTGCCAAGGCGATCCACATTCCGGTGATGCATGATTTCCGCGCCGCCGACGTCGAGGCGGGCGGGCAGGGCGCGCCATTCGTGCCGGTCTACCATCGTGCGCTGGCGCAATCGCTGAACCGCGAGGGGCCGATCGTCGTGGTCAATATCGGCGGCGTCTCCAATATCACCTACATCGACGGGGCGGACACGCTGATCGCCTGCGACACCGGGCCGGGCAACGCGCTGCTCGACGACTTCATGTTCCGCCAGATGCATCAGCCGTTCGACACCGCCGGGAAGTTCGCCGCGCTGGGCAAAGCTGACGAGGCCTGGATCGCACAGGCCCTGAGGTTGCCGTTCTTCACGCTGCCGCCGCCGAAATCGCTCGACCGCAACCACTTTGCCAGCCTGAAGCTCGGCGCCGTGGCGCCCGCCGATGGCGCGGCGACGCTGACCGCCTTCACCGCGGCTGCGATCGCCCGCGTCGTGCCGCTGTTGCCGAAGGTGCCGAAGAGCTGGATCGTCTCCGGTGGCGGCGCCTCCAACCTCACGATGATGCGGATGCTGCGCGAACGGCTCGCGCCGGCGATCGTGGAACCCGCCGAGGCGCTGGGCTGGGCCGCGGACGCCATCGAGGCGCAGGCCTTCGGCTTCCTCGCCGCGCGCGGCCTGAAGGGCCTGCCGCTGAGCTATCCCGCCACTACGGGGGTGCCGATCCCGATGACCGGGGGCATCATCGCGCGACCGTGA
- a CDS encoding glutathione S-transferase family protein, whose amino-acid sequence MAALKLISHKLCPYVQRAVIALHEKGVPFERIDIDLGNKPDWFLKISPLGKVPVLVVTRDDGTEVALFESNVICEYIEETQAGAKLHPKEALVRAEHRAWMEFGSAILGDLWGLETATDAAAFESKRQAVVAKFARVEAALGAGPFFAGPNFSLVDAVFAPVFRYFDLFDQLIDLAVFTHTPKLRAWRRALAQRPSVRSAVSADYPALLHAFLVNHRAHMLKLAA is encoded by the coding sequence ATGGCCGCCCTGAAGCTGATCAGCCACAAGCTCTGCCCCTATGTGCAACGCGCGGTGATCGCGCTGCATGAAAAGGGCGTGCCGTTCGAGCGGATCGACATCGATCTCGGCAACAAGCCGGACTGGTTTTTGAAGATCTCGCCGCTCGGCAAGGTGCCGGTGTTGGTCGTGACCCGTGACGACGGCACCGAGGTCGCGCTGTTCGAGAGCAACGTGATCTGCGAGTACATCGAGGAGACGCAGGCCGGCGCCAAGCTGCACCCCAAGGAGGCGCTAGTCCGCGCCGAGCATCGCGCCTGGATGGAGTTCGGCTCGGCCATTCTCGGCGATCTCTGGGGGCTCGAGACCGCAACCGATGCCGCGGCCTTCGAGAGCAAGCGGCAGGCGGTCGTCGCGAAATTCGCGCGGGTCGAGGCGGCGCTGGGTGCGGGGCCGTTCTTCGCAGGCCCAAATTTCAGCCTGGTGGATGCGGTGTTCGCGCCGGTCTTCCGCTACTTCGATCTGTTCGACCAGCTGATCGATCTCGCGGTGTTCACGCATACGCCAAAACTGCGCGCCTGGCGCCGCGCGCTGGCGCAGCGGCCGAGCGTGCGCAGCGCCGTGTCAGCCGACTATCCCGCGCTGCTACACGCATTCCTGGTTAACCACCGCGCGCACATGCTCAAGCTTGCCGCGTAA
- a CDS encoding DMT family transporter: MSHSVAWIALVVAGMLDVGWAISMKYAEGYTRLGWTLVSLVLLAAFVFLLGRALQVLGVGVAYTVWTGIGAVGTLTMGVLLFNEALNPMKVAGIALVLIGIAALKFAPE; this comes from the coding sequence ATGTCGCACTCGGTTGCCTGGATCGCGCTCGTCGTCGCCGGAATGCTTGATGTCGGCTGGGCGATATCGATGAAATACGCCGAAGGTTATACGCGGCTCGGCTGGACGCTGGTCTCGCTGGTGCTGCTCGCCGCCTTCGTGTTCCTGCTCGGGCGCGCGCTGCAGGTGCTCGGCGTCGGCGTCGCCTACACGGTGTGGACCGGCATCGGCGCGGTCGGCACGCTGACCATGGGCGTGCTGTTGTTCAACGAAGCCTTGAACCCGATGAAGGTTGCGGGGATTGCGCTGGTGCTGATCGGCATTGCCGCGTTGAAGTTCGCGCCGGAATAG